The nucleotide window TAAAACAAGAAGAGGtaaaacaagtaaaaaaagaacatgGTGCCAAAAGTTTAGGAAATGTAACAGTTGATATGGCTTATGGAGGCATGAGAGGTATCAAAGGTTTGATCTGGGAAGGTTCAGTGTTAGATCCTGAAGAGGGTATCGAATTTAGAAACTTCACTATACCCGAATGTAGACAAAAACTCCCAACAGCAGATGGTGGTGAAGAACCATTACCAGAAGGATTATTTTGGTTATTGGCAACTGGAGAAGTTCCAACAAAAGAGCAAGTTAAATCTTTATCAGCTGAATGGGCAGCTAGAGCTTCAATTCCTTCATTTGTTGAAGAATTAATTGATAGATGTCCGAATACTTTACATCCAATGTCGCAATTTTCTTTAGCTGTGACTGCTTTACAACatgattctaatttttttaaagcgTATCAGTCCGGTGTTAATAAGAATGAGTATTGGCAATACGTTTATGAAGATGCCATggatttaatttcaaaattaccAAATGTTGCTGGCAGaatttatagaaatatttataaagatgGGAAAGTCCCTCCTATTGAAATGGATAAAGattattcttataattttgCCAAAATTCTTGGCTATTCAGATAAAGATTTTGTGGAATTATTAAGACTTTATCTTACAATTCATTCTGATCATGAAGGTGGAAATGTATCAGCCCATACTATGGTAAATAACttcgtttattatttattattataagggtctactttatttttatttgctattaaaaaaattcttttataatttagagACTTGTTGGAAGTGCACTTTCTGATCCTTATATCTCATTTGCGGCTTCTCTTAATGGTTTAGCAGGTCCACTACATGGGTGAATGTTGCAacactatttaatttatctagtGCTTACGCATTTagttaataacaataataataataatttttgaaattttaaagcCTTGCTAATCAAGAAGTCATTCGCTGGATTCTTAAGATGAGAGACGCGATTGGTGAGTCACCAAGTGATGAAACTGTCAAAGAATATGTTTGGAATACTTTAAAATCCGGTACAGTCGTACCCGGATATGGTCATGCAGTTCTCCGTAAGACAGTAAGcacaaaaagattttttttttttgtaaattaggaactataaattaaacttaactcttatttattttaactattgTAGGATCCACGCTATACAGCTCAGTATGAATTTGCATCAAAGCATCTTCCAGATGATCCTCTCTTTAAATTAGTCAAGCAGCTTTATAAAATTGTACCAGGTGTTTTACTTGAGCATGGCAAAACTAAAAATCCTTGGCCCAATGTTGATGCTCATTCTGGTGTATTATTACAGCATTTTGGTTTAGTAgagcaaaattattatactgtattattTGGTGTTTCAAGATCATTAGGTGTTTTAGCTCAAATAATTTGGGATCGTGCTTTGTAAGTATATTTCAATACTAATatcaactttattattattaagaattctAATTggtacatatttcttatatttataggGGATTACCAATTGAACGACCAAAATCTTATTCTACCGAGTTAATCAAAAAGATGTTTGAAGAACATAAATGAATAACAgcattttattcaattaattttacctACAACctattaataatagtttattaaataatagttacTTACATATTCTTCTATAAATGTCATTATATAGAacttgatttttcttttaacagaAAGTTATTTTCCACTTATACagtgcattttttattttattaattctattattttaaatgttcgTATTTGTTCAATGAAAgtataaatgattattaatctattgtcattttgatattacttaatacatattgtaaatat belongs to Rhizophagus irregularis chromosome 13, complete sequence and includes:
- a CDS encoding citrate (Si)-synthase, with translation MTFLHSVSRASFGLSKTVAAKPLSTTLFLTRQLYPPTITGAIRYLHASKPKTLKERLEELIPLKQEEVKQVKKEHGAKSLGNVTVDMAYGGMRGIKGLIWEGSVLDPEEGIEFRNFTIPECRQKLPTADGGEEPLPEGLFWLLATGEVPTKEQVKSLSAEWAARASIPSFVEELIDRCPNTLHPMSQFSLAVTALQHDSNFFKAYQSGVNKNEYWQYVYEDAMDLISKLPNVAGRIYRNIYKDGKVPPIEMDKDYSYNFAKILGYSDKDFVELLRLYLTIHSDHEGGNVSAHTMRLVGSALSDPYISFAASLNGLAGPLHGLANQEVIRWILKMRDAIGESPSDETVKEYVWNTLKSGTVVPGYGHAVLRKTDPRYTAQYEFASKHLPDDPLFKLVKQLYKIVPGVLLEHGKTKNPWPNVDAHSGVLLQHFGLVEQNYYTVLFGVSRSLGVLAQIIWDRALGLPIERPKSYSTELIKKMFEEHK